GTTGGGAAAAAGGAAACTGTAGAAAAATTGACCAAATCAAATAGAAAACTTTTTTGGgataatattcaatttgaacAACGTATTAACTGTATTTATTGACTTGACTTGTCTTGACATTATAAACGGTCAAATTGAATCCGTTAGTTTCGCACTTTTGATTCTACAGAATTGAGACATTAAATTTTGAAGCAGGAAATAAGCATAAAAGAGCTGTCCAGTCCGTTTTCCCTTATAACTAATCAACTTGCATGTAACAGTATTGAATTAATTCGTTCATAACATTCTGATTTTGTAGTCAATTCGTCCAACGATGTTTACATCGACAAGAGAACTGGTCTACCATTTTCTTGCGACAAATGTGAATCACCGCATATTGTCGATCCGACACGATGCAGTCCTGGAAATCGGAAGCGGCCACCAATGCCCAGAAAGTATGTCGATCCCGTTAGTGGCAGGATTATGATGCTATGCAATGCTTGTGGAATTGCAGCCAAGACGAATCGTAAAGATCGACCAGCTAAGGTGATCCATGTACGTAATTAAATACACCAATTGCTTTTGTAACAGGCTTAATTCTGAAGTTTTGTCTTTCTGAATGATCGTTTGATACTCAATTTCTGTGTGCCGAAAGTACATCccagtttttgaaaaagattGAGATTTTatggaagaataaaaatttaccagaTAAATATggtagaaaacaaaatttcactacAATAAATATGCAACTTgtacagtttttttatttttgtgtaGGATGCCGAAAAGTTGCTGCAACTTAAAAATGATTATCTTACCGAGTCAATGAACTTTGCGAAGAAGCTTTCACTTGACTGTAATGAACCAGATTTGGCGATGTTGTACTGTCCATCATTCAGTGTTAAGGGTTGTGGTTGCATAgagaaatatttgttttctgAAGCGAATTCGGCGACTCATGAAACACAGCTGAAAGCACTGGACCTGTTGAGCTACCATCGCAGGGCAGAAGAGTTGAacagaaatggaaaattctcAAACGCCAGCGAAGACGACTACTGCAATGTTCACTCGGAGAACGAACTCCACATCGACGAGTGTGAAGATAACTTGATTGAAGGATTCCGCAAGCCACATTATAAATGCAAAAGTAGAGACTTTGAGAAGTTTGTTCTCAGTTCGAGGATCAAATTGAGGACAGAATATGCGTTGTGTGAAAAGGCtacaaagaaaattttgatgtATTCCAATAATTTCTTGCACAAGGAATCAAAAACCGCACCTCAGAGGTATCGCATTATTTAacatgaataaaattgttccaCTGTTTTACTGATAATGTTTTGAGTATTTTTGACATGTTTCAATGAcatttataaaattcgtttcttCGATATTTAATCAGAAATGTGTAAATTATCCTGTTTTGAAACAGTTACCGATCCAATTGATCTGTCCATTTGCAGAGGGCCCAGAGTGGATAAGGTAACTAAAAGAACTGCGCGTCTGAAGCCGATATCTGAAATGCATAAGGAGCATTGCTGCAGCAACGGGTGTACAAGGATAGCATTAAGCCATGTCAATCTTCTAGAAGACTGGCGGAAACGGGCATCAGTTTGTCAAAAGGATGCCAGAAGAGTGATTGCTGAAATGTTGACTCCAACTGGAGGGACAAAGGCTAATTGTTACCGTTTCATTAAAATGGTTACTGGTAAGCAATCTAATTGCAGTGAAACTATTTTATACGCGGTATGACAAAATTATATCTTCAAATAGTTTGTAGATTAGGTACAGTAAACGTAAAATACATACTTACCAGGAAGCTGTGTAGCTACGATATTCTTGGTCAACGATCATATGAAAAAAACTAAAGGAGATCGAGAGCCTCCAGAGCACGGATTGAAAAGGTACTGGCGgcggaattcaaaatcacatAAAGCGACGTCGAAAATTGGCGAAAGCACCTCTTCTAGTACAAATTTACTGTCCGAACCAACTCTAATTCCATCGGATGAAGAACTGTTATCCATGGGAACAGAGGCAGCTTCTACTTTGGTGAGAATAGTTGgttttttcattgatattcAATACCAAAAACGAAATTTCTCATCACATTCACGCGTTCTTTTTGCTCACTTCAGCTCCAAGCAAAGAAACAACAACTGGAATATTTGCAAAGCAAATTACAGAAAGCTGAATTGAGGCTGAAGGCAGCTGCTGAAATAACAACGGTGGTAGCACAAGCAAACATACCGCAAATTTTGGTCAACGAACTCCGAGACGAAGTACAGAACAACATTTTCATTCTTGGGCAAGATGGGGTAATTCGTCCTTGGAAGGCAGATCCACAGTATGTGCACATCACTGCTGCACAGGATAACACATGATTCAACCGACAAGTTAGTGCGACAAtttatgtttattaatttttctaagTTGCGTAATGCGACGTTAATCATTCGTAAGGTTAAGGATATCGCAGATGTAACCATGATCTGTGCCAAATCGGTGCACTGACACTTATGGCTTAATTATTCAGTCATTCTTTTTATCCCTTACcaatttcataatatttacGATATACAGGTTGCGTGTTAAAGAGTGATCAACGTCTGACACGGCTTTTATTTTGAACTCTTCTTTCACTTGTGACCTCTTAACGAGATTGCAAAGAACAGTTACTCTTCTCGAGGCAAAGATAACGAAAACGGTTAGTTTTTGAGAAATTCGCCGGACTCTGACAGTAGTTGGATCCTGATATATGATTGGCATTTGTACTCCATGAAAATGGATTAGCTGACATTTTTGCGAGGGTATAACTAGCAGAGTCAATAAGCTGATCAAATAGAGCTGACTGTGAAATTCTGCTAGTTCAAAAGTGTCAGCAACATGTTTTTAAATTCGTTGGCGTCTACGTCCTGGATCAGATTTGTGTTTGGTGCTTTTTGCGTGAGGTTTGAATAGTCTATCGCAACCATCCCGGCTGTTAGCGATCCTTCGTAAATGGCATTTGAGTACAGGCTCTTTGATTTTGTCACGATTGTGCCAGAAGTTAGGGCGACA
The sequence above is drawn from the Neodiprion pinetum isolate iyNeoPine1 chromosome 2, iyNeoPine1.2, whole genome shotgun sequence genome and encodes:
- the LOC124211977 gene encoding uncharacterized protein isoform X2 — translated: MMFQTADESSYKCDENRQLHCQELIELNDQIAQDNVASHMNDYAILPAVNLCPIWGISNLEVVETGQSGFVEVGNVATSSVPTSTGRPRRKPRPYSPSDLTTGSKKQRQKPKVIRVQRINSSNDVYIDKRTGLPFSCDKCESPHIVDPTRCSPGNRKRPPMPRKYVDPVSGRIMMLCNACGIAAKTNRKDRPAKVIHDAEKLLQLKNDYLTESMNFAKKLSLDCNEPDLAMLYCPSFSVKGCGCIEKYLFSEANSATHETQLKALDLLSYHRRAEELNRNGKFSNASEDDYCNVHSENELHIDECEDNLIEGFRKPHYKCKSRDFEKFVLSSRIKLRTEYALCEKATKKILMYSNNFLHKESKTAPQRGPRVDKVTKRTARLKPISEMHKEHCCSNGCTRIALSHVNLLEDWRKRASVCQKDARRVIAEMLTPTGGTKANCYRFIKMVTGSCVATIFLVNDHMKKTKGDREPPEHGLKRYWRRNSKSHKATSKIGESTSSSTNLLSEPTLIPSDEELLSMGTEAASTLLQAKKQQLEYLQSKLQKAELRLKAAAEITTVVAQANIPQILVNELRDEVQNNIFILGQDGVIRPWKADPQYVHITAAQDNT
- the LOC124211977 gene encoding uncharacterized protein isoform X1, with the protein product MECLVGNTSEMMFQTADESSYKCDENRQLHCQELIELNDQIAQDNVASHMNDYAILPAVNLCPIWGISNLEVVETGQSGFVEVGNVATSSVPTSTGRPRRKPRPYSPSDLTTGSKKQRQKPKVIRVQRINSSNDVYIDKRTGLPFSCDKCESPHIVDPTRCSPGNRKRPPMPRKYVDPVSGRIMMLCNACGIAAKTNRKDRPAKVIHDAEKLLQLKNDYLTESMNFAKKLSLDCNEPDLAMLYCPSFSVKGCGCIEKYLFSEANSATHETQLKALDLLSYHRRAEELNRNGKFSNASEDDYCNVHSENELHIDECEDNLIEGFRKPHYKCKSRDFEKFVLSSRIKLRTEYALCEKATKKILMYSNNFLHKESKTAPQRGPRVDKVTKRTARLKPISEMHKEHCCSNGCTRIALSHVNLLEDWRKRASVCQKDARRVIAEMLTPTGGTKANCYRFIKMVTGSCVATIFLVNDHMKKTKGDREPPEHGLKRYWRRNSKSHKATSKIGESTSSSTNLLSEPTLIPSDEELLSMGTEAASTLLQAKKQQLEYLQSKLQKAELRLKAAAEITTVVAQANIPQILVNELRDEVQNNIFILGQDGVIRPWKADPQYVHITAAQDNT